Proteins encoded together in one Planctopirus ephydatiae window:
- a CDS encoding DinB family protein: MRTPTSAIQVYQSQLVFARTKTLATLDELLKTDPTGRILGWRPGPGRAHFAWQILHVGITEELFATERLMARPAAFADLVPRFKGGSTPDEEIPEADLIRNVLSETRQHLFSALSTFNDDDLGVIPEPLRDRGWNLERVLQVLAWHEAHHQGQAHAALNLYKAAHA, encoded by the coding sequence ATGCGAACGCCGACCAGTGCCATCCAGGTTTATCAGTCACAACTTGTCTTTGCCCGCACAAAAACGCTTGCCACGCTGGATGAGCTACTCAAGACCGATCCTACAGGCCGAATTCTCGGCTGGCGGCCTGGCCCAGGGCGTGCTCACTTCGCCTGGCAAATCCTTCACGTGGGAATTACGGAAGAACTCTTCGCCACAGAGCGTCTCATGGCCCGCCCGGCTGCCTTTGCCGATCTCGTACCACGCTTTAAAGGAGGGAGCACTCCGGATGAGGAGATTCCGGAAGCCGACCTGATTCGCAATGTCCTCAGCGAAACTCGTCAGCACCTTTTCAGTGCGCTCTCGACGTTCAATGATGATGATCTCGGTGTGATTCCGGAACCCCTTCGCGACCGCGGCTGGAATCTCGAACGAGTCCTCCAGGTTCTCGCCTGGCACGAAGCCCACCACCAGGGCCAGGCCCACGCCGCCCTCAATCTCTATAAAGCGGCTCATGCCTGA
- a CDS encoding bifunctional folylpolyglutamate synthase/dihydrofolate synthase: MIATMGFVASTGMMEVSSDRLTVHDYDAAIRFLLHRVNYERAHADSLRGETLKLGRMQRLLERIGHPEQKIPVVHIAGTKGKGSTSTMVGNLLRGAGLSVGLFTSPHIHRLEERFIVNGELPSEEEVRQLVEDLVPVIEQMDREGPEWHVTFFEAVTAMAWMHYMRKQVQIAVLEVGLGGRLDSTNICQPLVCVITNISRDHTQILGATTDLIAREKAGIIKANVPVVSGVLDELARPVIAAIAKERDAPLWQLGEQLFCRSLDERSPDDPGKRQIAVSATNAPWGEGEVLCRVPLLGKHQESNTTLALFAGLLAWERWRGTHDGRKWLAVRENRDDGKLDRMVVGLENSVWPGRIELIPGKPPIILDAAHNWASMNALFNTLQDEFKDCRLTVIFGTTRDKDVSGLMRLVRHHADRLILTKYQENPRGVSVQELSIVARTISDQPFLTAATPMEGLAMAREVCGQSSDGKANDLIVITGSFYLIAEVRGSILARE; this comes from the coding sequence GTGATTGCGACGATGGGATTCGTTGCATCGACAGGAATGATGGAAGTTTCCAGCGACAGGTTGACCGTGCACGATTACGACGCAGCGATCCGGTTTCTGCTCCATCGCGTGAATTATGAGCGGGCTCATGCCGACTCATTGCGCGGTGAAACATTGAAGCTTGGCCGGATGCAGCGACTGCTGGAAAGGATTGGTCATCCTGAGCAGAAGATTCCCGTCGTGCATATTGCCGGCACGAAAGGAAAGGGCTCAACTTCGACGATGGTGGGCAACCTGCTCAGGGGAGCGGGACTCTCTGTGGGCCTGTTTACATCGCCTCATATTCACCGGCTCGAAGAGCGATTTATTGTTAATGGCGAACTGCCCAGCGAAGAAGAAGTTCGACAACTGGTCGAAGATCTTGTTCCCGTGATTGAGCAGATGGATCGCGAGGGCCCCGAGTGGCATGTCACCTTCTTTGAAGCAGTGACGGCCATGGCCTGGATGCATTACATGCGTAAGCAGGTGCAGATCGCGGTGTTGGAAGTGGGGTTGGGTGGGCGGCTCGATTCAACAAATATTTGCCAGCCACTGGTCTGCGTCATTACGAACATCAGCCGGGATCACACACAGATTCTTGGTGCGACGACGGATCTGATTGCCAGAGAAAAAGCGGGGATCATTAAGGCAAATGTTCCTGTGGTGAGTGGTGTACTGGATGAGTTGGCCCGGCCTGTGATCGCGGCGATTGCGAAAGAACGTGATGCTCCTCTATGGCAATTGGGAGAGCAGCTTTTCTGCCGCAGCCTCGATGAAAGGTCACCAGATGATCCTGGCAAACGACAGATCGCCGTCTCTGCGACGAATGCTCCGTGGGGCGAGGGTGAAGTCTTGTGCCGGGTTCCGCTATTGGGGAAACATCAGGAATCGAACACGACCCTCGCCTTATTTGCCGGTCTGCTGGCCTGGGAAAGATGGCGAGGCACTCATGACGGGCGGAAATGGCTGGCTGTACGAGAGAATCGCGATGACGGGAAACTGGATCGAATGGTGGTCGGCCTGGAAAATTCGGTCTGGCCAGGGCGGATTGAACTGATTCCCGGGAAGCCGCCCATTATTCTCGATGCAGCACATAACTGGGCATCGATGAACGCACTTTTTAATACGCTGCAAGACGAGTTCAAAGACTGCCGACTCACGGTGATTTTTGGAACCACACGTGACAAGGATGTCTCGGGGCTGATGCGATTGGTACGGCATCACGCGGATCGACTGATCCTCACGAAATATCAGGAGAATCCGCGAGGAGTCAGCGTGCAGGAACTGTCGATCGTTGCCCGCACGATCAGCGACCAGCCCTTTCTGACGGCTGCGACACCGATGGAAGGATTAGCGATGGCTCGAGAAGTTTGTGGCCAGTCCAGTGATGGTAAAGCCAACGACCTGATTGTGATTACTGGTTCATTTTATCTGATTGCCGAGGTTCGCGGGTCGATTCTCGCACGTGAATGA